The Huiozyma naganishii CBS 8797 chromosome 3, complete genome genome contains a region encoding:
- the NKP2 gene encoding Nkp2p (similar to Saccharomyces cerevisiae NKP2 (YLR315W); ancestral locus Anc_4.132), translating into MSAEGVLQQFIEGLLTTKLLCYSEFQHLIKTHNEEVQEEDIQEWYNMFQSNDGMLLRNTSSTMNTLMRDLESADINDLKEFQAKDNFSLDELVNNLYSVGTVLDTQLSQVNVSIEKETVALALFEQEVATCTETRGNGSSIKELLYTLNKYEKTVEAITANNKK; encoded by the coding sequence ATGTCCGCTGAAGGAGTTCTACAGCAGTTCATTGAAGGCCTTCTAACAACAAAGTTGTTATGCTATTCCGAGTTTCAACATTTAATCAAGACACATAATGAGGAAGTTCAAGAGGAAGACATCCAAGAGTGGTACAATATGTTCCAAAGCAATGATGGAATGCTACTGAGGAacacttcttcaacaatgAACACACTAATGAGGGACTTAGAAAGTGCGGACATAAAtgacttgaaggagtttcAGGCAAAGGATAATTTTTCGTTAGATGAGTTGGTCAACAATCTGTACAGCGTTGGAACCGTGCTGGACACCCAGCTATCACAAGTTAACGTTAGTATTGAGAAGGAAACTGTAGCTTTGGCGTtatttgaacaagaggTTGCGACGTGTACTGAGACGAGGGGCAATGGTTCGTCAATCAAAGAACTATTATACACTTTAAACAAATATGAAAAAACTGTCGAGGCAATAACTgccaacaacaagaagtaG
- the TAD3 gene encoding Tad3p (similar to Saccharomyces cerevisiae TAD3 (YLR316C); ancestral locus Anc_4.133), producing the protein MVKKCNNTLKIDYKKCIVEERLLQIVNLENVNEADLVDVWAIDIEPRESRKVIDLIRCHTQDQDPINLQHIKRIKKSHDNKTLITVVASKELISDLSELECLLKKEEINYKSVIEDVKVPRIGPSTKELITEWSTKYWPINWNGNPNDQILTSYEFDMDLIKDLLGRITAKASSEQLTGNRFPIVSAFVDPKDKANVLFATDKRCNPSYNMLDHSIMRGIRKVAERQKANAFNKTFTGTTYLCVDYDVYTTHEPCSMCAMALIHSRVKRCIFIKDMPETGSLKVGSGDGYCIHSNKALNSKYEVFQWIGSEYDVPKLSKSTCT; encoded by the exons ATGGTTAAAAAGTGTAATAATACTCTGAAAATAGACTATAAGAAGTGCATTGTCGAAGAAAGGTTGCTTCAAATTGTCAATCTGGAAAACGTAAATGAAGCTGATTTGGTAGATGTTTGGGCTATTGATATTGAACCCAGAGAATCAAGGAAAGTAATCGA TTTAATCCGATGTCATACCCAAGATCAAGATCCGATCAATTTACAACACATTAAAAGGATCAAAAAAAGCCATGACAACAAGACCTTAATAACAGTGGTAGCTTCGAAAGAGCTCATTAGTGATTTAAGTGAGCTTGAATGTTTGCtaaagaaagaagagataAATTACAAGTCGGTTATAGAAGATGTTAAAGTCCCTAGAATAGGTCCTTCCACCAAAGAGCTCATTACTGAGTGGTCCACGAAATATTGGCCCATTAATTGGAATGGCAACCCGAATGACCAAATTTTAACCAGTTATGAATTTGATATGGATCTTATCAAAGACCTGTTAGGGAGAATCACGGCTAAGGCATCTAGCGAACAGCTGACTGGGAACCGGTTCCCAATCGTTTCGGCATTTGTTGATCCGAAAGACAAGGCGAATGTGTTGTTTGCTACTGACAAGCGCTGCAACCCATCTTACAATATGTTGGACCACAGTATTATGCGCGGTATTAGGAAAGTAGCAGAAAGACAAAAAGCAAATGCTTTTAACAAAACATTTACGGGCACAACATATCTATGCGTCGATTACGACGTTTACACCACACACGAACCTTGTTCGATGTGTGCAATGGCGCTCATACATTCGAGGGTAAAAAGATGTATCTTTATCAAGGATATGCCAGAAACTGGGTCATTGAAAGTAGGAAGCGGTGATGGATACTGCATTCATAGTAACAAAGCTTTAAACTCTAAGTATGAGGTGTTCCAATGGATTGGAAGTGAGTATGATGTGCCCAAACTCAGCAAAAGTACATGCACCTGA
- the EST2 gene encoding telomerase reverse transcriptase (similar to Saccharomyces cerevisiae EST2 (YLR318W); ancestral locus Anc_4.134), whose amino-acid sequence MKSLREYYDIEFPEVAVWPIDTQNVPVDNTQILMELRVLTETHFIISNSKQIGEPAIPHPANHKEVLRICVLHLLRNNLYNNILTYGYRLNHSNTGNTLRCTFINTNTNKLMSSVWEVLHNLIGTVAFVHMLINCSVYFCSGGEFVQIVGNRLNQVHCPPSWYISKTAIPKKNRKIGNTLFLYRMNDKPHILPMSEQNAPKLLADLIYEQHVKELPKSHYRNIMTVVTTFLRNYNKNHRYYSILDNICPHDKNAALAEHLALSSPKKQVIKFLTVILDKLLPLSFFGSRRNKSRIFSGVAELVNLPKGGTLTLERLVRGVRMRDIDYLFKPTNTAEAFIFATQLFLQSIFWLFQCLIPKIISSFFYCTEVSSTSDLHFFRQDVWRRVVRPFTTRYFTEYLVENTVCRNHNSYVLSDFNHSSMRVIPKKAAGEFRVLSVPRKGADAEELKEFTINYWKFIAPTQSVLFYLRKKRITCFKKVFSPLQIPTLIKDFKERLLRKHKCLPLLHFMKFDIASCYDSVPRKKALDVLHGALEKENGFYVRSYTCFNSKSRSVKNRLVVNGSEAFLSSDVLIDNCRTTYFTNADILKIVEFELYKTALWVDNKCYLRKDGLFQGSSLSALLVDLIYDDMLETYKEFRCKLKEESLIVRIADDFLIISTDGAQINNIKKLALGGFTEYHATVKREKIVTMDSQSQTETIIQFCAIHIDMQNLEVWKDSAALNVPLVSSNSTMLLYQRLCGIMEMRMLFRTLDGRLNSLGTMHNQIRHFAANLAEIFVIAFRDKAVAITSFSAFLTNVVNSVVLFSCSFEISSGEYARTAKFLIVATFLRVLKQSHNKYNHLITFLNNEQMGYATSASM is encoded by the coding sequence ATGAAAAGTTTAAGAGAATATTATGATATCGAATTTCCTGAAGTAGCTGTTTGGCCAATTGATACACAGAATGTGCCGGTCGATAATACCCAAATATTAATGGAGCTCAGAGTTTTAACCGAAACTCACTTCATCATTTCAAACTCAAAGCAAATTGGGGAACCAGCCATCCCTCACCCAGCAAATCATAAAGAAGTTCTGCGGATATGTGTGCTCCATCTGCTCAGAAATAACCTGTACAACAACATTTTGACTTATGGCTACCGACTGAACCATAGCAATACAGGAAATACTCTCCGTTGTACTTTTATAAATACTAATACCAACAAGCTGATGAGCTCTGTCTGGGAAGTCTTACACAACTTGATTGGAACAGTTGCATTTGTGCATATGCTCATAAACTGTAGCGTCTACTTTTGTAGTGGGGGAGAATTCGTCCAAATCGTCGGTAATCGGTTGAATCAGGTCCATTGCCCACCCTCTTGGTACATCTCTAAAACGGCTATTCCCAAAAAGAATCGGAAGATTGGTAATACGTTGTTTCTGTACAGGATGAATGATAAACCGCATATACTTCCTATGTCGGAGCAAAATGCGCCTAAACTACTAGCAGACTTGATCTACGAGCAACATGTGAAGGAACTTCCTAAAAGCCATTATAGGAATATTATGACCGTGGTTACTACATTCTTGAGGAACTATAATAAAAACCACCGCTATTACTCGATTCTAGATAATATCTGTCCACATGACAAGAATGCAGCCCTTGCCGAACATCTAGCATTGAGCTCGCCTAAGAAGCAAGTTATAAAGTTTCTGACTGTTATCTTGGACAAACTCCTACCTTTGAGTTTTTTTGGGTCTAGAAGAAACAAGTCAAGAATATTCTCAGGCGTTGCGGAGCTTGTAAACTTACCAAAGGGGGGTACTCTTACTCTGGAAAGATTAGTTCGTGGAGTCCGCATGAGAGATATCGATTATCTGTTTAAGCCAACGAACACAGCTGAAGCTTTTATATTTGCTACTCAGTTGTTTCTACAATCTATCTTCTGGTTATTTCAATGCTTAATCCCCAAAATAATCTCCTCATTCTTCTATTGCACAGAAGTTTCATCGACATCAGACTTACATTTTTTCCGTCAAGATGTGTGGAGAAGAGTGGTAAGACCATTTACAACAAGATACTTTACTGAATATTTGGTGGAGAACACTGTCTGTCGTAACCATAACAGTTATGTGCTGTCCGACTTTAACCACAGTAGCATGAGGGTGATCCCAAAAAAGGCGGCTGGCGAATTCAGAGTGCTATCAGTTCCGCGCAAGGGTGCAGATGCTGAAGAACTCAAGGAATTTACAATAAACTACTGGAAGTTTATCGCACCGACCCAAAGTGTTCTATTCTATTTGCGGAAAAAGCGAATAActtgtttcaaaaaagttTTCTCGCCTCTACAAATACCTACATTGATCAaggatttcaaagaacGCCTGTTGAGAAAACACAAATGTCTCCCCCTGTTGCACTTTATGAAATTTGACATTGCCTCGTGCTACGACTCTGTCCCTCGTAAAAAAGCTCTTGACGTATTGCATGGAGCTCTGGAAAAGGAGAACGGGTTTTATGTTCGATCGTATACGTGTTTCAATTCAAAATCAAGGAGCGTGAAGAACAGATTAGTTGTCAATGGATCGGAGGCATTCCTCTCCAGTGATGTGCTCATTGATAATTGTCGTACAACATATTTCACAAATGCGGATATTCTAAAAATCGTGGAATTCGAATTGTATAAAACAGCATTGTGGGTGGATAATAAGTGCTACTTGAGAAAGGATGGACTTTTTCAGGGATCGAGTTTGTCTGCCTTGTTGGTTGATCTTATCTATGATGATATGCTGGAAACCTATAAAGAGTTTAGGTGCAAACTTAAAGAGGAAAGTTTAATCGTTCGAATAGCAGACGATTTTTTGATAATATCCACAGATGGTGCACAGATTAACAATataaagaaactggcaCTTGGCGGGTTTACGGAATATCATGCGACTGtcaaaagagaaaaaattgttACAATGGATTCTCAATCGCAAACAGAGACTATAATACAATTTTGTGCCATCCACATCGATATGCAAAATTTGGAAGTTTGGAAGGATTCCGCTGCATTAAATGTCCCGTTGGTTTCATCAAACTCAACGATGCTACTTTATCAACGGTTGTGTGGCATCATGGAAATGAGAATGCTTTTTCGAACATTAGATGGCCGTTTGAATTCCCTTGGCACCATGCATAATCAAATACGTCACTTTGCTGCAAATTTGGCAGAAATATTTGTAATAGCTTTCCGTGATAAGGCAGTAGCTATAACGTCATTCTCTGCTTTCTTAACGAACGTGGTAAACTCTGTTGTCTTGTTCTCTTGCAGCTTTGAAATATCTAGTGGCGAGTATGCGAGAACTGCCAAATTCCTAATTGTAGCCACTTTTCTCAGAGTCCTCAAGCAATCTCACAACAAGTATAACCATCTAATAACGTTCCTAAATAACGAGCAAATGGGCTATGCTACGTCGGCTTCTATGTAG
- the BUD6 gene encoding formin-mediated actin nucleation enhancer (similar to Saccharomyces cerevisiae BUD6 (YLR319C); ancestral locus Anc_4.135), producing MVPESSTPESRRSSSSLRSSSIETTVTKLLMSTKHLLQVLTQWSKGSVTGKTVSDTYVQLGNDFKLVSKYFQHHGVDVSDLGDVPLNLRHILELTLRGTPSDETLNKYLPQIREIIVRLLDKLKVKQAYLKNTRREKQMFRHSQNSSISSAISTSSLFTPAPSNGDARDQANEIPINRDRVVTNDKEANTTDPDAEATSYLNPSKTRSSADENALLQLKKGTNLQRRASKRYSAYHMAKLTNHSTAEAAGHVPHLPPQPVSNQQLIVDKELEDGTPLAAESVRQERVSSIRKTEQGDENTNIVSEGSYTLFLKLHGETKKCRTPIITTTNALRLLFVERFAYSPGGNIFPNIYILDPQYSVFYELEEQDITELKDGSVLQLQTESDNPITQKDINNFMIQVKNEISKSQGEILSQLGRAAPTETTPIPKAVAAPSAVEKSSHSVEANESKIKELQRQISIVKQVYQSNKQEIQESIKDVLSKITEFKTAPLSAGESTSRLYIEKSQTELNDLSDGLLSKVDDLQDLIEVLRKDVADRGAKPTRMKMNSLNAELNKAKSDLAKMGKFIDTEKPHWKKIWETELDKVCEEQQFLTLQEELIVDLQEDLNRALETFDLIELCFEEKEKNADKAKINVPVLPLLKPGTFNQVREQMLMAVESLTPNHESRVNAISRAEKLWKKEKDYRDKDAFENELGYFVENSNLKKSGGVEEVERSRRQKDEENLRNNFANFS from the coding sequence ATGGTGCCTGAGAGCAGCACTCCTGAATCGCGGAGgtcatcttcgtctttACGGTCCTCCAGCATCGAAACGACTGTGACAAAATTACTGATGTCCACAAAGCACCTTTTGCAGGTACTCACCCAGTGGTCCAAGGGATCTGTCACAGGAAAGACCGTTTCAGATACGTACGTCCAGTTAGGGAATGATTTCAAACTAGTCTCGAAATACTTTCAGCACCATGGGGTCGATGTGTCAGATTTAGGTGATGTGCCGCTCAATTTGCGTCATATATTGGAGCTTACGTTGCGAGGTACTCCATCTGACGAAACATTAAACAAATATTTGCCTCAGATTAGGGAAATTATTGTCCGCTTACTCGACAAACTAAAGGTTAAACAGGCttacttgaagaacacgAGGAGGGAAAAGCAAATGTTTAGACACAGTCAAAATAGTTCCATATCGAGCGCAATTTCAACCAGTTCACTTTTTACCCCGGCCCCCAGTAACGGTGACGCTCGTGACCAGGCGAATGAGATCCCCATTAACCGCGATCGAGTTGTGACCAATGACAAGGAAGCGAACACTACGGATCCAGACGCTGAAGCTACTAGTTATTTgaatccttcaaaaactaGAAGCTCTGCTGATGAAAATGCCTTACTACAGCTGAAAAAGGGAACCAACCTACAGCGACGTGCCTCAAAGCGATACTCTGCGTACCATATGGCCAAACTGACGAACCATTCGACTGCAGAAGCTGCAGGACATGTACCGCATTTACCTCCCCAGCCCGTTTCGAATCAGCAGCTCATTGTTGATAAAGAACTTGAGGACGGGACACCACTTGCAGCGGAGAGTGTACGCCAGGAAAGGGTATCAAGTATTAGGAAAACTGAGCAGGGCGATGAAAATACAAATATAGTTTCAGAAGGAAGCTATACTTTATTTTTAAAACTACACGGAGAGACCAAAAAATGTCGTACACCCATAATAACGACAACGAATGCGCTCCGCTTGCTGTTTGTAGAAAGGTTTGCTTACTCCCCCGGCGGCAACATTTTTCCCAATATTTACATCTTAGACCCCCAATACTCAGTGTTCTATGAACTCGAGGAACAGGACATTACAGAGCTAAAGGATGGGTCCGTCTTACAGTTACAGACAGAATCTGATAATCCAATTACACAAAAAGATATCAACAACTTTATGATACAGGTTAAGAATGAAATTAGCAAATCACAGGGCGAGATTCTATCACAGTTGGGAAGAGCGGCTCCTACCGAGACAACTCCCATTCCAAAAGCTGTTGCCGCTCCCTCCGCAGTCGAAAAGTCTTCACATAGTGTTGAAGCTAATGAATCGAAAATAAAGGAACTGCAACGCCAAATTTCAATCGTAAAGCAGGTCTACCAATCGaataaacaagaaattcaagaaAGCATCAAAGATGTTCTTTCTAAAATTACTGAATTTAAGACTGCCCCACTAAGTGCTGGAGAGTCAACGAGCCGGTTGTACATAGAAAAATCCCAAACTGAATTGAATGATTTGTCTGATGGTTTGCTGAGCAAAGTGGACGATTTACAAGATTTAATTGAAGTGCTTAGAAAAGATGTTGCAGATCGGGGTGCAAAGCCGACCCGAATGAAGATGAATTCTTTGAATGCTGAACTCAACAAAGCAAAATCCGATCTAGCAAAGATGGGGAAATTTATTGATACTGAAAAACCACATTGGAAGAAGATCTGGGAGACAGAGCTGGACAAAGTGTGCGAAGAGCAGCAGTTCCTCACCCTACAAGAGGAACTAATTGTAGACCTCCAGGAAGATTTAAATAGGGCTCTTGAAACATTTGACTTAATAGAATTAtgttttgaagagaaagagaagaacgCAGACAAAGCAAAGATTAACGTTCCTGTCCTGCCACTACTGAAACCGGGGACATTTAATCAAGTTAGGGAGCAGATGCTAATGGCTGTGGAATCGCTGACACCTAACCACGAAAGCAGGGTGAATGCAATTTCTAGGGCAGAAAAGTTGTggaagaaggagaaggattATCGAGATAAGGACGCGTTTGAAAATGAACTGGGCtattttgttgaaaactcgaatttgaaaaaatctGGCGGTGTGGAAGAGGTGGAACGGTCTAGACGACAAAAAGACGAGGAAAATCTTCGTAATAATTTTGCTAACTTTAGCTGA
- the MMS22 gene encoding Mms22p (similar to Saccharomyces cerevisiae MMS22 (YLR320W); ancestral locus Anc_4.136), producing the protein MDWENVWELTAPDSQTDDEHETVIHDFSWELEHTSGGEPAVLFSDVGGNISTTEDRHVSEDEVTPDNMDIDQDVSADPIEAGSRLRWSLRKRTAIQKLPYSLDRIKHKQLLEGFDVSAFDSVSNQVELPRTEPLRQYSANDYYTDDSYSMDSSLIDEEHDGSNEHGDFTPNLAVGVDSEDDIDESAQLNDTSENDDEIIFRGRKISVKRGYKGILPKMAWQKELSMKSGSTIKARNIHHLPSSKKGIGTKKKRHIINPQDHSLMNEMIVADDETKDLDNFVYNVGLFEKNKIMENEAEKANDYFKERYNEGYLSGNSANSDLVVLGETETGIKNNDASRNKYSPPHKSNFNNFDAEQKYQGRTQLYPSSDEEVNVLERLGSAPEENRGLIDYMLDRTKKNNSTHPKTNANRQDRRLSKITKAVKGKLFGSKARRSTQYASRNTPAKAVQIYRKRIFRPAEGPATTPVVELVRADTGIFEKSKSKSRKPTQYASNRNTRTYNTVVEALGERFGATSRKITREASELDRAMDEPLLEPEGMVILKKIVDKTKFDPPDTITIKLLDKVFTLSRLNRNDIGPELERVFSFIIERGATDNELKDMCESLSQFMFLLDISVLREIIEKFHSEFRAKVNQLRDKAKPIHFYVIAVLLLILLEISRYSTVTASLRSSMEVTIFDHVTSFYRFLSICYKTVLRGDRDLLRRCYRTLQIVVGELGGADKLWDFLEKQTFSPRICLSLVKTYPSNVSRWSVMRLSQKYDDMVWGMKFVKYCSQVLRWEIDDALILKFDQIFKKRRYADFHEEQSLDSIPSKSHAELPVVCTVFAKYLVLLKNKDLSASFMERITPLGEISKNNPISVIVNRFSILVVLASKSRLNFERRFDIMVTQIISDNVVGGWPTSFLERTVKSILETTISLFLNNIEKNFHFKAKVLPLVYTGLVRGNPTVTSIWFGFLQKISLTLHLAGNKNNDFLKELHKCFISMLGEEDQFQASKCLSKIFLNNLDTLGTEWVQSSLFQTVKQKAQTSVQWVDDYWTICSFLVEKNVFSWWLLSMYNGLDKVDEVKFYFYSKLLGACDEDCYINIKESMFRLLVNQLFDENAETFYKFVEQLLRRECGLMFETCRNEVKSNPLPILKRIYKVLETSGYEDLVLLLFSKTELQFRNAIFSQADMLSLIKFLNKHLFDILKKSEQFIYLQNEFGISEMDKDLNGFREHVNSLESTREKVSYFEQVFISVGDVNAVVSLLVSLVDSSGIRDLYEIFFYLILGHCQKSTDSEAMSRAKLYFVSVYLTAINVGNGLKSYQLNEEQLASLFKIHRFICYYWRIPDYPDTGLKAMEECLIFQYRMLCASSGFSENKHLVEYSKIFLDQYRKPTVDTVIDELQEEISSTIEDILLKNLDHVSKYPLEESNRKLTLKLMDKVSKFTNIFIDC; encoded by the coding sequence ATGGACTGGGAAAATGTTTGGGAGTTGACAGCACCGGATTCCCAAACAGATGACGAGCACGAGACTGTTATACATGACTTCAGCTGGGAACTTGAGCACACTAGTGGCGGTGAGCCTGCTGTACTGTTCAGCGATGTGGGAGGCAACATATCCACTACAGAAGACAGACACGTATCAGAGGATGAGGTGACCCCGGATAACATGGATATCGATCAGGACGTTAGTGCTGACCCGATCGAGGCTGGCTCGCGATTAAGATGGTCGTTGAGAAAGCGGACAGCAATTCAGAAACTTCCCTATAGTTTGGACAGGATAAAACACAAGCAATTATTGGAAGGATTTGATGTCAGTGCATTCGACTCAGTATCGAACCAAGTTGAACTGCCTCGAACTGAGCCGCTAAGACAGTATTCTGCTAATGATTACTATACTGATGACAGTTACTCCATGGATAGCTCGTTGATCGATGAAGAGCACGACGGATCAAATGAACACGGGGACTTTACGCCAAATCTAGCAGTAGGTGTGGATAGTGAAGATGACATCGATGAGTCCGCTCAATTAAATGATACATCTGAGAATGACGATGAGATTATTTTTCGGGGGAGGAAGATTAGCGTGAAGCGGGGGTACAAAGGCATTTTGCCAAAGATGGCATGGCAAAAGGAATTGTCCATGAAAAGTGGTAGCACGATAAAGGCACGGAACATCCACCATTTACCTTCCTCCAAGAAGGGTATTGGTacgaaaaagaagaggcACATCATTAACCCACAAGATCATTCGCTAATGAACGAAATGATTGTTGCAGACGATGAAACTAAGGACTTGGATAATTTCGTGTATAATGTGGGgctttttgaaaagaataaaataATGGAGAACGAGGCTGAGAAAGCCAATGAttatttcaaagaaaggTATAACGAAGGCTACCTCTCCGGGAATTCCGCCAACTCGGATTTAGTGGTGCTCGGggaaacagaaactggaaTCAAAAACAACGATGCATCGCGAAATAAATACTCCCCTCCTCACAAGTCAAACTTTAATAACTTTGACGCAGAGCAAAAATACCAGGGCAGGACACAGTTGTATCCAAGTTCGGATGAAGAGGTTAATGTTTTGGAGAGGTTAGGTTCTGCACCAGAAGAAAACCGGGGATTAATCGACTACATGTTGGACAGGACTAAAAAGAACAATTCAACTCATCCAAAAACAAATGCTAACAGACAGGATCGCCGTTTGTCAAAAATAACTAAAGCTGTGAAGGGAAAGCTGTTTGGTTCAAAGGCTCGACGGAGTACACAATATGCCTCTCGTAACACACCAGCCAAGGCAGTACAGATATACCGAAAAAGAATATTCCGCCCTGCAGAAGGGCCCGCAACAACGCCCGTTGTAGAGCTTGTGAGGGCAGACACCggaatttttgaaaagagcAAAAGCAAAAGTAGGAAACCAACACAGTACGCCTCTAATCGAAACACCCGTACTTATAatactgttgttgaagcTCTCGGCGAAAGATTTGGGGCCACTTCTCGAAAGATAACACGTGAAGCATCTGAATTGGACCGAGCAATGGATGAACCGCTATTAGAACCTGAGGGTATGGTTATTcttaaaaaaattgtggATAAAACAAAGTTTGATCCCCCAGATACCATCACTATTAAACTTCTTGATAAGGTTTTCACTCTTTCCCGTTTGAACCGAAATGATATTGGCCCTGAATTGGAAAGAGTATTTAGTTTTATTATAGAACGAGGTGCCACTGATAACGAACTAAAAGATATGTGTGAATCGCTTTCTCAATTCATGTTTCTACTTGATATTTCGGTGCTACGTGAAATAATAGAAAAGTTTCACAGCGAGTTTCGAGCCAAAGTTAACCAGCTCCGTGATAAGGCGAAACCAATTCACTTTTACGTTATTGCTGTACTCTTATTGATCCTGTTAGAGATTTCAAGATATAGCACAGTGACAGCTTCCCTGCGGTCATCGATGGAGGTGACAATATTTGACCACGTTACATCGTTTTACCGATTTCTTTCCATATGTTATAAAACGGTTCTAAGGGGCGATAGAGATCTTCTGAGAAGATGCTATCGTACGTTGCAGATTGTTGTTGGAGAGCTAGGAGGTGCTGATAAATTGTGGGATTTTCTAGAAAAACAAACTTTCAGCCCTCGGATATGTCTGTCGCTTGTCAAGACTTATCCCTCGAATGTCTCTAGGTGGAGTGTGATGAGACTGTCGCAAAAATATGATGATATGGTATGGGGTATGAAGTTTGTGAAATATTGCTCACAGGTGCTGCGTTGGGAAATCGACGACGCActaattttgaaatttgatcaaatctttaaaaAAAGACGGTATGCGGATTTCCACGAAGAACAATCACTTGACAGCATCCCCTCAAAATCACACGCTGAGCTGCCCGTTGTTTGCACCGTATTTGCTAAATATTTGGTGCTgttaaaaaataaagatCTATCTGCATCGTTTATGGAACGAATAACACCACTTGGcgaaatttcaaagaacaatCCTATTTCAGTAATAGTGAATAGATTCAGCATCCTGGTGGTTTTAGCCTCGAAATCACGATTAAACTTTGAACGGAGATTTGATATTATGGTGACACAGATAATTTCTGATAATGTAGTGGGAGGCTGGCCAACATCCTTTTTGGAGAGAACTGTGAAATccattttggaaacaaCGATCTCACTGTTTTTAAATAATATTGAGAAGAACTTTCATTTCAAAGCAAAGGTGCTACCCCTGGTCTATACAGGACTTGTGAGAGGCAATCCCACTGTGACAAGCATATGGTTTGGCTTTCTACAAAAGATAAGTCTTACGTTACATTTGGCgggaaacaaaaataatgattttttgaaagagctTCATAAATGCTTCATTTCCATGTTGGGTGAAGAGGACCAATTTCAGGCTAGCAAGTGCCTTTCTAAAATATTCCTAAACAACCTAGACACTCTAGGCACCGAGTGGGTTCAAAGTTCCCTTTTCCAAACCGTTAAGCAAAAAGCGCAAACATCTGTCCAATGGGTTGATGATTATTGGACAATCTGCTCTTTCTTAGTAGAGAAGAATGTTTTCAGTTGGTGGCTACTGTCTATGTACAACGGATTGGATAAAGTCGATGAGGTAAAGTTTTACTTTTATAGCAAACTTCTGGGCGCCTGTGATGAAGACTGCTATATCAACATTAAAGAAAGCATGTTTCGATTATTAGTAAACCAACTTTTCGATGAAAATGCAGAGACATTTTACAAATTTGTGGAACAACTGCTGAGGAGGGAATGTGGATTGATGTTTGAGACATGTCGAAATGAAGTAAAAAGTAACCCGCTAcccattttgaaaaggattTATAAGGTTTTAGAAACATCAGGCTACGAGGATCTAGTTTTACTTCTATTCAGTAAGACTGAATTACAATTTAGAAACGCAATTTTCTCACAAGCTGATATGCTCTCATTgatcaagtttttgaacaagcACTTATTCgacattttgaagaaaagcGAGCAATTCATCTATTTACAGAATGAGTTTGGAATTTCAGAAATGGATAAAGATCTAAACGGCTTTAGGGAGCATGTGAATTCTCTAGAAAGCACCCGAGAAAAAGTGAGTTATTTTGAACAGGTCTTTATATCAGTTGGCGATGTGAATGCTGTTGTAAGTCTGTTAGTGTCACTTGTTGACTCTTCTGGTATACGAGACCTTTATGAAATCTTTTTCTACTTGATACTGGGGCATTGTCAAAAGTCAACGGATAGCGAAGCTATGTCTCGGGCAAAATTATATTTTGTGAGCGTATACTTGACTGCGATAAATGTGGGTAATGGTCTCAAGTCCTATCAATTGAATGAGGAACAGCTAGCGAGTCTTTTTAAGATACATCGGTTTATTTGTTATTATTGGAGGATTCCAGATTATCCAGACACAGGTCTGAAGGCCATGGAGGAATGCTTAATTTTCCAATACCGAATGCTATGTGCTTCCTCAGGTTTCTCCGAAAATAAACACCTGGTTGAGTATTCCAAAATCTTTTTGGATCAATATAGAAAGCCGACTGTGGATACAGTTATTGATGAGCTCCAAGAGGAGATAAGCTCCACCATAGAAGatattttgttgaagaatcTGGATCatgtttcaaaatatccTCTGGAAGAAAGCAACAGAAAATTGACACTGAAATTGATGGAtaaagtttcaaaatttacAAATATATTTATAGATTGTTAA